CGGCGCGCATACTGCCGTTCGGCTACATCGACACCCTCGCGTCGCCCGATGATTGGAGCGACTACTCCGAGTTCCTCCTGGGCGAGGGGCAGACGCTCACGGTGCTGATGCGCAGTGGGACCGGGACGCGATTCGGTGTGTATCTCTACGGACCGTACGCGACCGCGGGCATGGAACCGCGGGCGGTTTCGCGCACCGTCGCCTCTGACGCGACGCAGCAGTCACTCATCTGGAAGGCGCCGGAGGGCGGACTCTACTCGATTCGCGTGGTCATGTACGAGGCAAGTGCTGATGGCGGCTACGCGGTGCACGCCTCGACCGCGCCCGTCTACTCGATAGGGCGCCCCTCGCTCCCCTCGCGGATCGTCCGCAACCGGTACTTCACCATCAGCGGGGCCATCAAGCCCGGATACTTGTTCGACGGAAAGCCGGTGACCGTCCAGGTGCAGAAGAAGGTCGGTAGCCGCTGGTCCACGAAGAGCGGGTACCTGCTCTCGTATCGTACGGCCCCGTATGGAAGCGATGACATCACGGTCTACCTGAGGGGCTGCACGTACGCCGCGCGCGCGAAGCTGTCCGCCGGACGCTGGCGTGTGAGGGCGTCCATCGGAGACGAGACCATGAAACGCCGCTACACCGCGTGGCGCGAGTTCACCGTGAAGTAGGCGTGATCGGCTCCCTGTTCGTGAGTGACATTTCGATCTGTCGACCGCCGCACCGCACCTTTCCGTTTGCTCGCTCCCACCCGCGGTGCTAACATCACGTTTCGCGCTACGCGGGTGTGGCGGAATGGCAGACGCGCATGGTTCAGGTCCATGTGGGGGCAACCCCGTGAAGGTTCAACTCCTTTCACCCGCACCACAACGAAGACCAGTGCCTTCCGCATTCGTACGCGGAAGGCACTTTTGTCTTCTGTGCGCGATTGCAGTTGCGGATGAGACGCTGCGGTAGAGAATCGCCTACTCGAACATCTTGCCCATGAGGAGGTTCGCGATTTCTGCGCCCAAGGCCTCTGCATCGTCTCCATACACCGCCGGCGGCCAGTCGATGCGGATGACCGCATCCCCGCGAAGCACGATCACTCCGACGTTGTCATTGGGGAACGAGCACGCGATGGCGGCGTCGCCAAGTCCCGGGACGTCACGGATGGTTGCTTCTTCCGTGAACTGCTTGTTCGATTCGAAGCCCTCTTCGCCACCCGCTACGTCCACCGAGATGAAGAGCTTCGAGTTCGGAGCTCCGTCATTCGTGTAGCCGGCCTTCGGCTTGCCGTTCTGTGCCGCGCTGCTGGCCTCAGGGAAGTAGGTCATCTTCTTCCCGGTGACGGCGCCCACGTCCTCCGGTGTGATGATGTCGTTGATTGCCCAGCCGTCCTCCAGTTTGATGACCGCAGGGGCCTGTGCGGGAGCTTCGGATGCGTCGGGCGCGGTTTCGCTACCCGTAGGCGGGGGAGCCTCAGTCGCTCCGCCACCGCAGCCCGAGATGATCACAGCACAGAGCAGTAGGACCGTAAACGCGATTCGTGAGTGCACGTCTTTCGCCTCCCCGCGAGAGAGCAGCCGTCAAGGAATTGTGTACCCGGAATCGGACTCTTCACTCGAGCACGGGACGGTGATGCGACGGTCGTTCCCGCTCCGGGGCTGGAAGACATCGTGAGTTCACCGTCCAGTTAGGCGATGTGCTCGCTTATGTTGAACAGTCCGAAGCCCCCACCCTCAAGGAGCGTTGACTCCCGTTCTTCAGGGTCGAACCCCGCACCGTCGTCACTGACGGTGAGTCGGAATTCGCCGCCGTGTCTGAGATTCGGATGCCGGTCCGTGTCCCCATGTGCGCCTTCCCCAGTTTGGCGTCTAGATGAACCCTATCAGTGCTCCATCGGCATTGTCTTCCGTGGACTCGATAGGCCGCTACGACTACCGTTCGCCAGCCCATGATGATGCCCGTCCTCAATGGTGCCGATACACATAGTGTAGGACCAGAGGCTTGACCAAGGAGGCACCATGAGTAGTCAGCAGACTACTCGGCGCCCGTGCAACCCCAGTATCATCCACGCAATTGCGGAACTCACACGTGACGCGTGCCTGGTCATGGACACCGATGCCGTGATTCTCGAGGCCAATGACGAGGCCGCACGGCTGTACGGGTACCGAGCCGAGGAACTCATCGGCATGCACGTATCACGGCTGTGCACGGAGGAGTCAAGCCGGGCGCCCTGCGACGTACCCTCGACGGCGCGTGGCGAGGGGCTGCTGGCTCCTTCGACCCACGTGCGCAAGGATGGCACCGCGTTTCCGGTCGAGGTCGGCTGGAAGCAGAGTTCCGTCGGCTGCTGCGAGCTGCTGGTAGCGCACGTTCGCGACATCGGTGAACGCGTACGGCTTGAGGCAGAGTTGCACCTCAGATCCGATGTGCTCGACGCCGTTCTGGACCCGATCATTGTCCACGATCTCGAGGGCAACCTCGTGCTTGCGAACAGCGCAGCCGCCGCTTCCGCAGGCATGACCCCCGAGGAGTTCATGCTGCTGGGACCTTGGGAATGGCTGGCCGAGGACGCCCGGAGCACAGCCCCTGAACGTCTGACACTCCTTCTGGAGGAGGGCTCACGTGTCTTCGAGAGTCAGGACACATCGGCAGAGGGTGAAACGTATCCTGTCGAGGTCCACGCGAGCGTCGTGCAACTGGGTGAGGACGCG
Above is a genomic segment from Coriobacteriia bacterium containing:
- a CDS encoding sensor domain-containing diguanylate cyclase, yielding MSSQQTTRRPCNPSIIHAIAELTRDACLVMDTDAVILEANDEAARLYGYRAEELIGMHVSRLCTEESSRAPCDVPSTARGEGLLAPSTHVRKDGTAFPVEVGWKQSSVGCCELLVAHVRDIGERVRLEAELHLRSDVLDAVLDPIIVHDLEGNLVLANSAAAASAGMTPEEFMLLGPWEWLAEDARSTAPERLTLLLEEGSRVFESQDTSAEGETYPVEVHASVVQLGEDAAVISVVRDITERVKANEAIHRMALSDPLTGLSNRAHFEQALELAIADARRHGDALAVLFLDLDDFKPVNDRLGHAAGDQVLVELARSLKSGLRTTDTVARMGGDEFAVILPRLSEAESIHAAARKVARCAAKPTRISGQDISVTASIGAALFDPRHDDADTLLAKADSAMYAAKREGVVWRVWGEELQATAVLPMRRESAGAA